Proteins encoded by one window of Lycium barbarum isolate Lr01 chromosome 11, ASM1917538v2, whole genome shotgun sequence:
- the LOC132620146 gene encoding uncharacterized protein LOC132620146 → MPTTSSKSNHFRSISLPGRSHSNHVRSISVPGSSHQSTEKLKEAINNLKALEISPTSSAEAVYNGLLGLEELYKCVNVLLNLPQTLQAFSQYRLGKMVEDLLDKSVRLLDLCGTTRELVLQYKENVRDLQSSLKRRKKDSTTETSMTKFTAFSKKIKKESKRLVVVLKQMDQETERSFIPKDADQHTVDMIKTLKEANAVRVSIFQMFLSFLSVPLLKPKVSKWSLVSRLLVNKGRLSCEGQEGKMNLETRLEPFEAHLDNFENGLEGIYRCMSRSRSSLLNILKELGFSTPMWFNLELCKEKKETTVEKLFGEYMCLFRKSPNVGASRYKSVRSF, encoded by the coding sequence ATGCCTACTACTTCTTCAAAATCCAACCACTTTCGATCAATTAGTTTGCCCGGAAGATCACATTCGAACCATGTTCGATCAATCAGTGTGCCTGGAAGTTCCCATCAAAGCACTGAAAAACTTAAAGAGGCCATCAATAATCTCAAAGCATTGGAAATATCACCCACATCATCAGCAGAGGCTGTGTACAATGGTCTACTCGGTCTAGAGGAGTTATACAAGTGTGTGAATGTTCTACTTAACTTGCCTCAAACCCTTCAAGCCTTCTCCCAATATCGTCTTGGGAAAATGGTTGAAGATTTATTGGATAAATCCGTGAGGCTTCTTGATCTTTGTGGCACTACAAGGGAACTCGTCTTGCAATATAAAGAAAATGTTCGAGATCTTCAATCCTCTCTCAAAAGGAGGAAAAAAGATTCAACAACAGAAACCAGCATGACCAAATTCACCGCCTTCAGCAAGAAGATTAAGAAGGAATCTAAACGATTAGTCGTGGTCTTAAAACAAATGGATCAGGAGACTGAACGGTCATTCATACCCAAAGATGCAGATCAACACACAGTAGATATGATTAAAACACTTAAGGAAGCCAATGCAGTGCGTGTTTCCATTTTTCAAATGTTCTTGTCCTTCTTGTCTGTTCCACTTTTGAAGCCAAAGGTATCTAAATGGTCATTGGTTTCACGATTATTGGTAAACAAGGGAAGATTATCATGTGAAGGCCAAGAAGGAAAAATGAACTTGGAAACTAGGTTGGAACCATTCGAGGCTCACCTTGACAACTTCGAAAATGGCTTGGAAGGAATATATCGGTGCATGAGTAGATCGCGGAGCTCTCTCCTGAATATCTTGAAGGAACTTGGATTCAGTACACCCATGTGGTTCAACCTGGAATTATGTAAAGAGAAAAAAGAGACAACCGTCGAAAAACTCTTTGGAGAGTATATGTGTCTCTTCAGAAAAAGTCCTAATGTTGGAGCTTCTCGTTATAAAAGTGTACGTTCTTTTTAG